A segment of the Candidatus Omnitrophota bacterium genome:
ATCTCCTGCGCGGTCGGGTCCATCTTGAGATGCTGGATCTGCCGGTGAAACATCGCGTGTGGCTCCATGCTCCTCCCTGCTCAAGACAAAAGCCGAACCACCACTTCGTGACTGGCAGCTCGGCCGTCCGTCATCGGGCTGAGGGACCCGTAGCTAACTGGTGAAGCTCACGTAGTCTGCGTATTCGTTAATACTTTCTATAACCTTTCGCTGTCAATTTAAGCTTGCCTGATGGGCTTGGGATATTTCAAGAGGGAGTCAGAAAATAGTGCGGAGTTACTGTGGCCGAAACGCCGAGGGACAGATCGATTGAAACGCGCACCAGCGGCAGGAGAACTCATCCGGCTGGGCCGCAAACTCTCCGGCCCGGATGCCCGAAGCGGTGCTCAGGAGCAGGGCCCTGGCTCGCTCAAGATCGTCGAGATCAAAGACGGCCTGGCCGATCACGTCAGTGTCCAGAAACCGCAGCTCCACCCGCGCAGGCATCCGGCCGTGCAGGGTGAACCACGCCAGCGCGTAGATCAGCATTTGCAGCGATCGTCTGGCCCGGGCATTGGCTTCGGCCTGTTCCGCCACCTCGGATGATTTATAGTCGATGATGACGGCCTCATCGCCGCGCTGATCGACCCGGTCCCACCGCCCCACCACGACGAGATCCTCGAGGGGGAAGGCGAATTTTTCCTCAATCAGCGTCGGATATTCCGGCGCTTCCGTCTGGCGCGCGAAAAATCGGCGCAGCACGTCCCTGCCTTGGGCCAACCGCAGCTGCTCATGCTCCCGCGTGAGGAATCCTTCGGCGCGCCAGCGAGCGTCAAACGCGTCCAACAGCTCGGCCTCGGTCATGTCTCGTCCCTGCAGGCGGCGGGTGAAGAAGTGCTCCACGGCTTTATGGAGTGCCGCTCCATACACCACGAGATGGTGGCGCATGACCGGGATCCTGAGCACGTGGCTGTAGCGGTATTTCAGCGGGCAGGTGTCGTAATCATCAACCCCGTGGGGATCCAGCCGGAGGGGAGCGCGCGGCACGCGCGCAGGGGCCAGGGCGACCGGAGGTTTGCTGGCTGAGCGCTCGATGAGCTCCTTGGCGGTGGCGGTCTTCGCCATCGGGCTGGGGCTCGGCAAGTCCAGGGCTTCGAGCACGAATTGGCTGACCTTCCGCACGGACTTGCCGCCGTAGCGATACGCGCAGGTCAAATGGAGCTGCTCCTTCGCCCGCGTCATGCCCACGTAAAACAGCCGCCGCTCCTCCTGCAGGTGATACTCCCCGGAGGGCAGGATGTCTTGGATCAGTGCCTCGGGCAGCTCGAGGGCCTCTTTGCGCGGCGGGGTCGGAAACCGTCCTTGCACCAATCCGACGAGGAACACCACGGGAAACTCCAGCCCTTTGGCTTTATGGATGGTCAGCACGTTCACGCGATCGGCCCACACATCCTCGTCGTTGAGCGGCTCATGGCCCATCGCCTGGAATAGCTCAAGGTGCTCCATCAGATCCGGCAGGCGGTTGCCGGCGACCTCCTCGAGCCGCCGCAAGTGATCAAAGAACCGCGCCACCGTCTGCAGGCGCGCCAGATCCTCGGCGCGCTCCGCGCGCGAGAGGTCCGCCAACACCCCGCGATCCGACAGCCATCGATACAACAGCTGCCCCGGCGATTGGGCGCGCGAAGCTTCCAGCAGCTGCTGGATGTCGGCCAGGAGTGTTTGGAATTGCGCCGCCCCCTCGACAGAAACCGCGGCGCGCAGCGCCTCATCGGCGGGCAGCGCTTTCAGCACGGCCTGCAGGCTGCGTTTGGTGCGGTTGGCGGCGGCCAAGACTTT
Coding sequences within it:
- a CDS encoding ATP-dependent helicase; its protein translation is MTAAPPTLQDSARLLEDLTATQRVAVTHEAGPLLIIAGAGTGKTTVITRRIAWLLAAQHAKPEEVLALTFTEKAAQEMEERVDLLVPYGYLDVSMHTFHAFGDGLLRDHAAMLGLSPYARVLSSGEQLVFLRKHLFELPLDIFRPLHDPARFVEALAAVFARAKDEAATPEDFLALAASSAAPPRLRELAEAFAAYQRLLRAHDLLDFGDQILLAIQLLSQHPDILEACRRRVRYLLVDEFQDTNYAQFRLLQLLAPPTANITVVADDDQSIYKWRGAALSNVLKFLDHYAGVRTVVLTENFRSGQPILDAAYRLIRFNDPDRLEVRQGIEKKLIARSETARPDEPHFHIFDTASSEADWVAQTIRAMVESGARRPKDIAILVRSNREADLFLRALNVAGIPWQFSGASHLFAREESKILLSCLKALADPDDSLSWYHVASSPLYRCRMDDLTKVLAAANRTKRSLQAVLKALPADEALRAAVSVEGAAQFQTLLADIQQLLEASRAQSPGQLLYRWLSDRGVLADLSRAERAEDLARLQTVARFFDHLRRLEEVAGNRLPDLMEHLELFQAMGHEPLNDEDVWADRVNVLTIHKAKGLEFPVVFLVGLVQGRFPTPPRKEALELPEALIQDILPSGEYHLQEERRLFYVGMTRAKEQLHLTCAYRYGGKSVRKVSQFVLEALDLPSPSPMAKTATAKELIERSASKPPVALAPARVPRAPLRLDPHGVDDYDTCPLKYRYSHVLRIPVMRHHLVVYGAALHKAVEHFFTRRLQGRDMTEAELLDAFDARWRAEGFLTREHEQLRLAQGRDVLRRFFARQTEAPEYPTLIEEKFAFPLEDLVVVGRWDRVDQRGDEAVIIDYKSSEVAEQAEANARARRSLQMLIYALAWFTLHGRMPARVELRFLDTDVIGQAVFDLDDLERARALLLSTASGIRAGEFAAQPDEFSCRWCAFQSICPSAFRPQ